In one Campylobacter insulaenigrae NCTC 12927 genomic region, the following are encoded:
- the ccsB gene encoding c-type cytochrome biogenesis protein CcsB, with product MKNQLLIFGNIKISIFLFLLFALLCALATFIESTYDTPTAWAMIYGTSWFGFIQLLLGLNLLAAIFKYKMFNKNKIPLFIFHASFLLILFGSAVTRYTGFEGNLHIRENEKNNLIETSQSYIYIATLYDDKVYSASKSEYIASLPFANNFSFDLILPQDKANVTYKNLILDAKEIYTEDNNSNPILSLMISQNNNAKELILKEGEIENLSGVNISFLNDNTPSPFIKIDKNLNISSSIDLKFMSMADGKENVLKASQKANTHDKRLYSFNDINFVIKFASLHGKKTLEGVNQAQDESFFTWFKSSWIEFGRNILISLFGEAKYWNNSVLNNFKDFAQSTKYMPTQLSSNAINALNLTINYKGENKEVFLIEYNSPIRVDVAGQAFFLRWGPKGIEMPFEMYLKDFELIRYPGSMSPMSYASYVEVDNGNEKFDYKIFMNNVLDYNGYRFYQSSYDQDENGTILSVNKDPGKIPTYLGYFFLTLGMFLNILNPHSRFRILAKLVNQDTLKKTSVVLLFAFVFFTSTKIYAIEPITVNEQHAKELATLVVQKSDGRMVPFNTLAIEVLEKIHKSTSYDKKSAEAVIISMIFDGGAWYDKNVIFMPKNKIINEEISKILEIKPSLYVSFKDFFTTKDYKLQKYVENANRKNPNRRSVFDKEILKLDERVNILNLIFSGEIFKFIPLQNHTNNQWLSPYQAYIGLKGEEGLEVRKLLENYFNAVSNSIKSNNWKDADEALNEIKIYQNKYGHEVMPNPNKLKAEIFFNKSQIFVNLTPLYLFAGILLLIIVFIKMLMPKIRINLAFKFIYIVNIIAFLIHTLGLAFRWYIAGRAPWSNAYESMVYIAWALSLSGIFFSKKSPIALSLTSILAGVTLGVAHLSQMDPQITNLVPVLQSYWLTIHVSVITASYGFLGLCALLGIFVLILFSILKFNGKHNENVLRNITEATRINEMAMILGLCLLTVGNFLGAIWANESWGRYWSWDSKETWALISILVYAAILHIRMIPKWANQYIFAMCSMFAYWVIIMTYFGVNYFLSGMHSYAAGDAVKIPDYVYWGFIFMVVLSIVSYFKRSYAKKL from the coding sequence TTGAAAAATCAACTCTTAATTTTTGGCAATATAAAAATTTCCATTTTTTTATTTTTATTATTTGCTCTACTTTGTGCCTTGGCTACATTCATAGAAAGTACTTACGACACACCAACTGCATGGGCAATGATTTATGGAACATCTTGGTTTGGTTTTATACAATTACTTTTAGGATTAAATCTTTTAGCTGCTATCTTTAAATATAAAATGTTTAATAAGAATAAAATTCCTCTTTTTATATTTCACGCTTCTTTTTTGCTTATTTTGTTTGGCTCTGCAGTGACTAGATATACAGGATTTGAAGGAAATTTACACATTAGAGAAAATGAAAAAAATAATCTTATTGAAACTTCACAAAGTTATATTTATATAGCTACTTTATATGATGATAAAGTTTATAGTGCTTCAAAATCTGAATATATTGCTAGCTTACCATTTGCTAATAATTTTTCTTTTGATTTAATTTTACCTCAAGATAAAGCTAATGTGACTTATAAAAATTTAATTTTAGATGCTAAAGAAATTTATACTGAAGATAATAATTCTAATCCAATTTTATCATTAATGATTTCACAAAATAACAACGCGAAAGAATTAATTCTCAAAGAAGGTGAAATAGAAAATTTAAGCGGTGTCAATATTTCTTTTTTAAACGATAACACCCCTAGTCCTTTCATAAAAATCGATAAAAATTTAAATATTAGCTCAAGTATTGATTTAAAATTTATGTCGATGGCTGATGGTAAAGAAAATGTTCTCAAAGCTTCGCAAAAAGCAAATACACACGATAAAAGACTATATTCTTTTAATGACATCAATTTTGTTATAAAATTTGCATCTTTACATGGTAAAAAAACTTTAGAAGGCGTCAATCAAGCGCAAGATGAAAGTTTTTTTACATGGTTTAAATCAAGTTGGATAGAATTTGGAAGAAATATTTTAATTTCTTTATTTGGTGAAGCAAAATATTGGAATAATTCTGTATTAAATAATTTTAAAGATTTTGCGCAGAGTACAAAATATATGCCAACCCAGCTCTCCAGCAATGCCATCAACGCTCTAAATTTAACGATTAATTATAAAGGTGAAAATAAAGAAGTATTTTTAATAGAATATAATTCCCCTATACGAGTAGATGTTGCCGGACAAGCATTTTTTCTAAGATGGGGACCTAAAGGTATTGAAATGCCATTTGAAATGTATTTAAAAGATTTTGAATTAATACGCTATCCAGGTTCTATGTCACCTATGTCTTATGCAAGTTATGTTGAAGTTGATAATGGTAATGAAAAATTTGATTATAAAATTTTTATGAACAATGTTTTAGATTATAATGGTTATAGGTTTTATCAAAGTTCTTATGATCAAGATGAAAATGGAACAATACTTTCAGTCAATAAAGATCCTGGAAAAATTCCTACTTATTTAGGATATTTTTTCTTAACTTTAGGTATGTTTTTAAATATCTTAAACCCACATTCAAGATTTAGAATATTAGCTAAATTGGTTAATCAAGATACACTCAAAAAAACTAGCGTAGTATTGTTATTTGCTTTTGTATTTTTTACTTCAACAAAAATTTATGCTATTGAACCCATAACAGTAAACGAACAACACGCAAAAGAATTAGCCACACTAGTAGTTCAAAAATCAGATGGCAGAATGGTTCCTTTTAATACTCTTGCGATTGAAGTTTTAGAAAAAATTCATAAAAGCACTAGTTATGATAAAAAAAGTGCAGAAGCAGTAATTATTTCAATGATTTTTGATGGTGGTGCTTGGTATGATAAAAATGTAATTTTTATGCCAAAAAATAAAATTATTAATGAAGAAATTTCTAAAATCTTAGAAATTAAACCTTCTCTTTATGTTAGTTTTAAAGATTTTTTCACCACTAAAGACTACAAACTACAAAAATATGTTGAAAATGCAAATAGAAAAAATCCCAACCGTAGAAGTGTTTTTGATAAAGAAATTCTCAAGCTTGATGAAAGAGTTAATATACTTAATTTAATTTTTTCTGGTGAAATCTTTAAATTTATACCTTTGCAAAATCATACAAATAACCAATGGTTATCTCCTTATCAAGCATATATCGGTTTAAAAGGCGAAGAAGGTCTAGAAGTACGAAAGCTACTTGAAAATTACTTTAATGCTGTATCTAACTCTATAAAATCTAACAATTGGAAAGATGCAGATGAAGCACTAAATGAAATTAAAATTTATCAAAACAAATATGGGCATGAAGTAATGCCTAATCCAAACAAACTTAAAGCAGAAATATTTTTTAATAAAAGCCAAATTTTTGTAAATCTCACTCCACTTTATTTATTTGCAGGGATATTGCTTCTTATAATTGTTTTTATAAAAATGCTAATGCCAAAAATTCGCATTAATCTTGCTTTTAAATTTATTTATATTGTCAATATTATTGCATTTTTAATTCATACATTAGGACTTGCTTTTCGCTGGTATATAGCAGGTAGAGCACCTTGGAGTAATGCTTATGAAAGCATGGTTTATATAGCTTGGGCATTATCTTTATCAGGAATTTTCTTTTCAAAAAAAAGCCCTATTGCACTTTCTTTAACGTCTATTTTAGCTGGTGTGACTTTAGGAGTAGCTCATTTAAGTCAAATGGATCCACAAATTACTAATTTGGTTCCAGTTTTGCAATCATATTGGCTAACAATACATGTTTCAGTAATTACAGCTAGTTATGGATTTTTAGGACTTTGTGCCTTACTTGGAATTTTTGTTTTAATATTATTTTCTATACTAAAATTTAATGGCAAACATAATGAAAATGTATTAAGAAATATAACAGAAGCTACAAGAATCAATGAAATGGCTATGATTTTAGGACTTTGTCTGCTCACGGTTGGAAATTTCTTAGGTGCCATATGGGCAAATGAAAGCTGGGGAAGATATTGGAGTTGGGATTCAAAAGAAACATGGGCTCTAATTAGTATATTAGTTTATGCTGCTATTTTACATATTCGTATGATTCCTAAATGGGCAAATCAGTATATTTTTGCAATGTGCTCAATGTTTGCATATTGGGTAATTATTATGACTTATTTTGGAGTAAATTATTTTTTAAGTGGAATGCATTCTTACGCAGCTGGAGATGCAGTAAAAATACCTGATTATGTATATTGGGGTTTTATTTTTATGGTAGTATTGAGTATAGTTAGCTATTTTAAAAGATCTTATGCAAAGAAATTATAA
- a CDS encoding high-affinity branched-chain amino acid transporter, ATP-binding protein, with protein sequence MLVVKDLHVYYGLIEAVKGIDFTINTGEIVSLIGSNGAGKTSTLNAMLNCVKKSGEITFLGYDTQRHLPHTLVQKGIALVPEGRRVFVNLTIEENLKIGAFNNAENYEHLKNQMYKLFPRLKDKRNALAGTLSGGEAQMLAISRALMSEPKLLMLDEPSLGLAPKIVGEVFDIIVKLKEEGITILLVEQNAFSALKISNYAYVLENGKIAMHSPAKDLIGNDEIRKKYLGA encoded by the coding sequence ATGCTAGTTGTTAAAGATTTACATGTATATTATGGCTTGATTGAAGCTGTCAAAGGTATTGATTTTACTATTAATACGGGCGAAATTGTTAGCTTAATAGGCTCTAATGGCGCAGGTAAAACATCTACTTTAAATGCAATGTTAAATTGTGTTAAAAAATCAGGTGAAATCACTTTCTTAGGTTATGACACCCAAAGACATTTACCACATACTTTAGTTCAAAAAGGTATAGCCTTAGTTCCAGAAGGTAGAAGGGTGTTTGTAAATTTAACCATAGAGGAAAACTTAAAAATAGGAGCATTTAATAATGCTGAAAATTATGAACATTTAAAAAATCAAATGTATAAACTTTTTCCAAGACTAAAAGATAAAAGAAATGCTCTTGCTGGAACTTTAAGTGGTGGAGAAGCTCAAATGCTAGCTATTTCTAGAGCTTTGATGAGCGAACCAAAGCTTTTAATGCTAGATGAACCCTCTTTAGGACTAGCTCCAAAAATAGTTGGAGAGGTTTTTGATATTATTGTAAAACTTAAAGAAGAGGGAATAACTATATTGCTTGTGGAACAAAACGCATTTTCTGCTCTTAAAATTAGTAATTATGCTTATGTATTAGAAAATGGGAAGATAGCAATGCATTCACCCGCAAAAGATCTTATCGGAAACGATGAAATACGAAAAAAATATTTAGGAGCTTAA
- a CDS encoding branched-chain amino acid ABC transporter permease produces the protein MNCKKITHLIFFIIAIAIITLSPYFLNDYKVGILSNIAIFIILAVSYNLINGVTGQFSLEPNGFVAVGAYIAALVLLTSESKIDQFSLEDPSSFILAIHSPSFIIALLAAGICSMILSLILAFAVFRVRGDYLAIVTLGFGIIIKLMAINFASITNGSLGLNDIPKHTTLYWSGGIAILSVIIILNIINSKFGRAMKAVRDDEDAALAMGINTFKIKTLAFSTSAFLEGVGGGLLACALASVSPEQFDFLFTFQLLIIIVLGGLGSTTGAIIGTILVIGGSEYLRFLDESMNIFGYETPAMPGLRMVVFSVILILVMLFARKGIMGDKELTDFLFKFSKRNKK, from the coding sequence ATGAATTGTAAAAAAATTACTCATTTGATATTTTTTATTATTGCTATTGCTATTATTACACTATCCCCCTATTTTCTTAACGATTATAAAGTAGGTATTTTAAGTAATATTGCTATTTTTATTATTTTAGCTGTAAGTTACAATCTTATAAATGGAGTTACAGGTCAATTTTCATTAGAGCCTAATGGTTTTGTTGCAGTTGGCGCTTATATAGCTGCTTTAGTCTTACTTACTAGCGAAAGTAAGATAGATCAATTTTCTTTAGAAGATCCTAGCAGTTTTATTTTAGCAATTCATTCACCAAGTTTTATCATTGCATTATTAGCAGCTGGAATTTGCTCTATGATATTGTCTTTAATCTTAGCTTTTGCCGTTTTTAGGGTCAGAGGAGATTACCTAGCCATTGTTACTTTGGGATTTGGCATTATTATCAAACTTATGGCTATTAATTTTGCATCCATCACAAATGGCTCTTTGGGGCTTAATGATATTCCAAAACACACAACCTTATATTGGAGTGGTGGGATAGCTATTTTATCAGTTATTATTATTTTAAATATCATAAATTCCAAATTTGGAAGAGCTATGAAAGCAGTAAGAGATGATGAAGATGCTGCTTTAGCTATGGGTATTAATACTTTTAAGATTAAGACTTTAGCATTTAGCACTTCAGCATTTTTAGAAGGTGTTGGCGGTGGACTGCTTGCTTGTGCTTTGGCATCTGTTTCGCCTGAACAATTTGACTTTTTATTTACTTTTCAACTTCTTATTATTATTGTTTTAGGAGGTCTTGGATCTACTACTGGCGCTATTATAGGAACTATTTTAGTAATCGGTGGAAGCGAATACTTAAGATTTTTAGATGAAAGTATGAATATTTTTGGTTACGAAACTCCTGCTATGCCTGGATTAAGAATGGTAGTATTTTCAGTAATATTAATCCTAGTAATGCTTTTTGCAAGAAAAGGTATTATGGGAGATAAAGAACTTACAGACTTTTTATTTAAGTTTTCTAAAAGGAATAAAAAATGA
- a CDS encoding high-affinity branched-chain amino acid transporter, ATP-binding protein: MILELKNIHKNFGGVTAIVDTSFSIKEGEIFGLIGPNGAGKTTLFNIITGNYKPSNGEVFFLNKKINNFKPHEIVHLGIARTFQNIRLFSSMSVLENVLIGFDQSIKYNIFEAFLHLGRFRNQEKNTKQAAYEILEQLNIADLAYENATNLSYGQQRKVEIARALATNPKLLLLDEPAAGMNSTESDDLAQLIFNIRDTKKISVLLIEHDMKFVNKLCDKVMVLDYGKTIFEGKPTDAVQNPEVINAYLGDFNASC; this comes from the coding sequence ATGATTTTAGAACTTAAAAATATTCATAAAAATTTTGGTGGAGTTACAGCTATAGTGGATACTTCATTTTCTATTAAAGAAGGTGAAATTTTTGGACTTATCGGGCCAAATGGTGCTGGAAAAACAACATTATTTAATATTATCACTGGAAATTATAAACCAAGCAACGGTGAAGTTTTTTTTCTTAATAAAAAAATTAATAATTTTAAACCTCATGAAATTGTTCATCTTGGTATAGCAAGAACTTTTCAAAATATCCGTCTTTTTTCAAGCATGAGTGTTTTAGAAAATGTTTTAATTGGTTTTGACCAAAGTATTAAATATAATATTTTTGAAGCCTTCTTACATTTAGGAAGATTTCGCAATCAAGAAAAAAATACCAAGCAAGCAGCATATGAAATACTTGAACAACTTAATATTGCTGATTTAGCTTATGAAAATGCTACAAATTTAAGCTATGGTCAGCAAAGAAAAGTAGAAATTGCGAGAGCTTTAGCTACAAATCCAAAGTTATTATTACTAGATGAGCCAGCAGCTGGTATGAATTCAACCGAAAGCGATGATTTAGCACAGCTAATTTTCAATATAAGAGATACTAAAAAAATTAGCGTTCTACTAATAGAACACGATATGAAATTTGTTAATAAACTCTGTGATAAAGTTATGGTACTTGATTATGGTAAAACTATATTTGAAGGAAAGCCAACAGATGCTGTGCAAAACCCTGAAGTTATCAATGCCTATTTAGGAGATTTTAATGCTAGTTGTTAA
- the lepA gene encoding translation elongation factor 4 produces MKNIRNFSIIAHIDHGKSTLADRIISECGAISDREMSSQVMDTMDIEKERGITIKAQSVHLNYKYNNQNYILNLIDTPGHVDFSYEVSRSLASCEGALLVVDASQGVEAQTIANVYIALENDLEIIPVINKIDLPSADVEKVKHEIEHIIGIDCSNAICVSAKTGIGIKELIETIITKIPSPKDNDALSTKALIYDSWFDNYLGALALVRVYDGCINKNDEVLIMSTDKKHIVQDLFYPHPLSPIKTKTLHSGEVGVIVLGLKNVADVQVGDTITLTKNKAKEAIGGFEKAKAFVFAGLYPIETDKFEDLRDALDKLKLNDSSITYEPETSLALGFGFRVGFLGLLHMEVIKERLEREFNLDLIATAPTVTYEVYQTDGEILKIQNPSELPPINNIDHIKEPYVKATIITPSEFLGNLITLLNRKRGIQIKMDYITTERVLLEYDIPLNEIVMDFYDKLKSLTKGYASFDYEPIEFRVGDLVKLDIKVAGENVDALSIIVPSEKALSKGRELVKAMKEIVPRQLFEVAIQASIGNKIIARENVKSMGKNVTAKCYGGDITRKRKLLEKQKEGKKRMKAIGKVHLPQEAFLSVLKID; encoded by the coding sequence ATGAAAAATATTAGAAATTTCTCAATCATAGCACATATTGACCATGGAAAGAGTACTCTTGCTGATAGAATAATCAGCGAATGCGGTGCTATTAGCGATAGAGAGATGAGCTCACAAGTTATGGATACTATGGATATAGAAAAAGAAAGAGGTATAACCATAAAAGCTCAATCAGTACATTTAAACTACAAATACAATAATCAAAATTATATACTTAACCTAATAGACACCCCAGGTCACGTGGATTTTTCTTACGAAGTAAGTCGTTCTTTAGCTAGTTGTGAAGGAGCTTTACTTGTAGTAGATGCTTCTCAAGGAGTTGAAGCACAAACTATTGCTAATGTATATATTGCCCTAGAAAATGATTTAGAAATCATTCCAGTGATTAACAAAATCGATTTACCATCAGCTGATGTTGAAAAGGTTAAACACGAAATTGAACATATTATAGGTATTGACTGTTCAAATGCTATCTGCGTTAGCGCTAAAACAGGAATTGGTATTAAAGAACTTATAGAAACAATTATTACAAAAATACCTTCACCTAAAGATAATGATGCTTTATCAACGAAAGCTTTAATTTATGATTCATGGTTTGACAATTATCTTGGTGCGTTAGCCTTAGTGAGAGTTTATGATGGCTGTATTAATAAAAATGATGAAGTGCTTATAATGAGTACAGATAAAAAACATATAGTTCAAGACCTATTTTATCCACATCCTTTAAGTCCTATAAAAACAAAAACATTACACTCTGGTGAAGTTGGCGTGATAGTGCTTGGATTAAAAAATGTTGCCGATGTACAAGTTGGTGATACCATAACACTTACAAAAAATAAAGCTAAGGAAGCTATAGGAGGATTTGAAAAAGCTAAAGCTTTTGTTTTTGCCGGATTATATCCTATAGAAACAGATAAATTCGAAGATTTAAGAGATGCTCTTGATAAACTAAAACTTAATGATAGTTCTATAACTTACGAACCAGAAACCTCATTAGCTCTTGGTTTTGGTTTTAGAGTGGGATTTTTGGGTCTTTTACATATGGAAGTTATTAAAGAAAGATTAGAAAGAGAATTTAATCTTGATCTAATCGCTACTGCACCAACTGTTACTTATGAAGTATATCAAACAGATGGAGAAATATTAAAAATTCAAAATCCTAGTGAATTACCGCCTATTAATAATATTGATCATATCAAAGAACCATATGTAAAAGCTACAATAATCACCCCAAGTGAATTCTTGGGAAATCTTATTACTTTGCTAAATAGAAAACGTGGTATTCAAATTAAAATGGATTATATTACAACTGAACGGGTATTGCTTGAATATGATATACCATTAAATGAAATAGTGATGGATTTTTATGATAAATTAAAATCTTTAACCAAAGGATATGCAAGTTTTGATTATGAACCTATAGAATTTAGAGTAGGTGATTTGGTAAAACTTGACATTAAGGTAGCTGGAGAAAATGTGGATGCATTAAGCATTATTGTTCCAAGTGAAAAAGCTTTAAGTAAAGGCAGAGAATTAGTCAAAGCGATGAAAGAAATCGTTCCAAGACAACTTTTTGAAGTAGCTATACAAGCAAGTATTGGCAACAAAATTATTGCTAGAGAAAATGTAAAATCCATGGGCAAAAATGTTACCGCAAAATGCTATGGCGGAGATATCACAAGAAAAAGAAAATTGCTTGAAAAGCAAAAAGAAGGCAAGAAAAGAATGAAAGCCATAGGAAAAGTTCATCTACCTCAAGAAGCATTTTTAAGTGTATTAAAAATAGATTAA